From the Fusarium oxysporum Fo47 chromosome X, complete sequence genome, the window GGTCGGAAGTCCATGCGAACCAGAGAAGCCCAATAGGAAAACATGCCCCGCCAACCATCATCGGTAGGAGCCGTTGCTCAGGTGGCAGATgacccttggccttgattATGCGTGTAAGCCGGgttttggagaagatgacAATGAATATGACTCCAATGACAACGCCGAGTATTATAGCTAGGAATGGGAGAGATCCCACACCACTGTTCCAGCCCCGGTCCTCTTGGAAGGACACTGGATATGCTTCGAAGCATAGGTAGATGAGGCCGTATACGAAGGACATGTAAAGCGTGACGAGGATAATCACGGGCTCGAGGACTAGCATGGCGAGTGGCCGGACTAGGATTCGGTTTGCCATTTCGTGGATATCAACCGGCCTTTCTTCCGCAACGGCATGGATGGCCCAGTCTCGGGTTGATAGGCGGACTGAACGAGCTTTCCGAGCCAGAAGTGTAGACTCTAAGGTCTCAGGAACCGTGATGAAAGCTATGGGCCCGAATAAAGCTGCCATAATAGCCGTGATGTACGCCGTCCACCGCCAGCCGAGTGAACTTTGGGTGATGAACCCACCCATAATAGGACCGGCAACAGGGCCCTGCAGTCATCGAAATGAGTGTCGATGTCACTGATATCCAACGAAGAAATCGCACTTACGACGAAATTCGCGCCCGCGAAAATGCTCATGGCAATGCCGAGCTCGACAGGTGGCCAAAGGTCGACAAGTGCGCCGCCAACAACGCTGAGAGGAGATGAACCAAACAGGCCACTCAGAAATCGACAGACAAGGATAGTTTGAACATTCTCGGCGGTGGCCACGGGGATCTAGAATAGTGCAAAGACGAAATACCCAACAAAGAGTGGGTATTTACGGCCGTATACCTCTGACACGGGCCCAAATATCAGGGGACCAAAGGCGAAACCCTAGAGGTGGATTAGCCACAAGTCGGAGTGTTAAAGATGTCGCTAGCGATAGCGAACGTACTAGGACAAACAAGCTTGTACCCAGAGTCATGACTTCTATTGAGACGCCGAACTCCTTTGCAGCAGGCCGAGTTGCCGTGCTAAATATGCTGCTTGCGAAGGTCACAACCCATGTCAGCATGCCTAACGAGACTGTGATCATCCATTTTCTCCGATTCGGCCAGTTCTTGGGATTATCTGGATCATCTGGACCGTTCCAGCCGACGATTTTGCTGTTGGGATCCCGTCCGGTGATTGCTCGATTAGGATCGGCACCCATGACGTTGTCAGAGGAAGGGCTAGAGTCCTGTTTCTGCTCGTTCGTGGAACCGCCTTCGGAGATAGAAGAGGGAGACGTAGTGGCTCGGGCGTGGGACGCCATGGCCCAGAGAGGTCGAAGGACAGGGCTTCTGGCTTTTACAG encodes:
- a CDS encoding major facilitator superfamily domain-containing protein, translated to MLISAFFVIASSIGAATATPEAPTLTYLFRMNLTLSSTINTGPGPAGTRLAIPITGGSLSGPKGEGTVLPIGADFGAIDALGNFNVDAHSVVQMDDGSYVYSHSAGPLISGTTALDRVKFETGSSKYSWLNEILAVAVTDFPGPWVSLDVWQLRRAQWLLRGGACSCGSIGRIAARRFYAQDRSDQPRPSDNTVQTGRSRTGLSRSPVLRPLWAMASHARATTSPSSISEGGSTNEQKQDSSPSSDNVMGADPNRAITGRDPNSKIVGWNGPDDPDNPKNWPNRRKWMITVSLGMLTWVVTFASSIFSTATRPAAKEFGVSIEVMTLGTSLFVLGFAFGPLIFGPVSEVYGRKYPLFIPVATAENVQTILVCRFLSGLFGSSPLSVVGGALVDLWPPVELGIAMSIFAGANFVGPVAGPIMGGFITQSSLGWRWTAYITAIMAALFGPIAFITVPETLESTLLARKARSVRLSTRDWAIHAVAEERPVDIHEMANRILVRPLAMLVLEPVIILVTLYMSFVYGLIYLCFEAYPVSFQEDRGWNSGVGSLPFLAIILGVVIGVIFIVIFSKTRLTRIIKAKGHLPPEQRLLPMMVGGACFPIGLLWFAWTSDPNILWVPQALAGIPLGVGIMLALAANAVVRALFGAGFPMFAAAMYKRLGVDWATSVLGFIAVGLFPVPILFYVFGERIRKLSRYAPSGGPP